The DNA segment TGCTCAACGAGATCGACCGCGTCGCGCGTGAGTTCGACCCGCGGGTGAAAAACGTGATGGCGTCGTTCGCGGCCGAACGCAAGGTCGTGATGGTCGTCAACAGCGAAGGTCGGATCGCCGCCGACGTCCAGCCGCTCTGTCGCCTGAGCGTCACCGTGATCGCCGAGGACGGCAAGGGCGGGCGCCAGGTCGGCAGCTCGGGCGGCGGCGGCCGAGTCGAGTGGAAGTTTTTCTTCGAGGGCGAACGCTGGCGCGAGCATACGCTTAAGGCGGTGCGCCAGGCGATCGTCAACCTCGATGCGGTGGACGCGCCGGCAGGCGAGATGATGGTCGTGCTGGGGCCCGGATGGCCGGGTATCCTGCTCCACGAGGCAATCGGCCACGGGCTGGAGGGCGACTTCAACCGCAAGGGGGTCTCCGCCTTCTCCGGCCGTGTCGGCCAGCGGGTGGCGAGCGAGCTGTGCACGGTGGTCGATGACGGCACGATCCCCAACCGCCGCGGCAGCCTCAATTTCGACGACGAGGGCACGCCGACCTCGCGCACGGTGCTGATCGAAAAGGGGATCCTGCGCGGCTATCTCCAGGACCGACTCAACGCACGCCTGATGAAGATGAGCCCGACCGGCAACGGCCGGCGCGAAAGCTTCGCGCATCCCCCGATGCCGCGCATGACCAACACCTTCATGCTCGCCGGCGACGCCTCCCCCGAGGAGATCATCCGCTCCGTGCGCTACGGCCTGTACGCCGTGAGCTTCGGCGGCGGCCAGGTCGATATCACCAACGGCAAGTTCGTCTTCTCCGCCTCCGAGGCCTACCTGATCGAGGACGGCCAGGTGACCCGCCCGGTCAAGGGCGCGACCCTTATCGGCAACGGCCCCGACGTACTCACGCGGGTTTCGATGGTGGGCAACGACCTCGAGCTCGATCCGGGCGTCGGCACCTGCGGCAAGGACGGCCAGTCGGTGCCGGTGGGCGTGGGCCTGCCGACGATCCGGATCGACGGGATCACGGTCGGCGGCACGCGCGCCTAGGCGCGGCGCGGGGGTACCCGGCCGAAAGAGATGTTGCAGATGGAATCGCGGTTGGAAGCGGGCATCGATCTCGCCCAGTGGGGGCTGGAGCGCGCGCGTGCCGCCGGCGCGGATGCCGCCGAAGTCCTGATCGTCAGCGCCGAGTCGCTTGGCGCCGGCGTGCGGATGGGTGAGGTCGAGAAGCTCAAGAGCTCGCGTGAGCGGCGGCTCGGCGTGCGCGTGTTCGTCGGACAATCATCGGCGACGGCGGCGACCGCCGAGATGGAGCACGGCGCGCTCGGCGAGTTCATCGCCGACACCGTGCGCATGGCGCGGCTGACCGCGCCGGATCAGTGGTCCGGCCTGCCCGACCCGGCACTCCATCCGAAGGTCCTGCCCGAACTGGAGCTGGCCGATCCGAAAAGCGGAATTATCGAGGCCGACCGCGCGCTCGAAATCGCGCGCACGGCCGAGCGCGCCGCGCTCGACGCCGATCCGCGGATCAAGAATTCCG comes from the Candidatus Binataceae bacterium genome and includes:
- the tldD gene encoding metalloprotease TldD, whose amino-acid sequence is MANELTPPDKFFLSRFGMTEGTLERVLGAALERKADYADLYFEYRSAEGLSLEDSIVNRTSKSISHGVGVRVCAEDRTGYAYSDEVTVDRMRLAAEAARAIAHGGGAAPAVHVGQPVARHALYELESTPLEVPLEERAKLLNEIDRVAREFDPRVKNVMASFAAERKVVMVVNSEGRIAADVQPLCRLSVTVIAEDGKGGRQVGSSGGGGRVEWKFFFEGERWREHTLKAVRQAIVNLDAVDAPAGEMMVVLGPGWPGILLHEAIGHGLEGDFNRKGVSAFSGRVGQRVASELCTVVDDGTIPNRRGSLNFDDEGTPTSRTVLIEKGILRGYLQDRLNARLMKMSPTGNGRRESFAHPPMPRMTNTFMLAGDASPEEIIRSVRYGLYAVSFGGGQVDITNGKFVFSASEAYLIEDGQVTRPVKGATLIGNGPDVLTRVSMVGNDLELDPGVGTCGKDGQSVPVGVGLPTIRIDGITVGGTRA